ACCGGAGAGCGCGACTTATTTGGACAAGATTCGCGAGACTTCCAAAAACCTTTCCGCCGGCGTTCGGAATTTCATCTGGGCGCTCGATCCGGAGCAGGATTCGCTGTACGATCTGGCGATTTATTTGAAGGATTCCGGCGACGAAATTTTCGACAAGGCCGGGATCGATTTTCGGGTGCACGGCATTTCGCCGGCGCTCGAGGGCGTCAAGCTGCCGATGAATTGGCGGCGGCACCTCACGCTCATTTTCAAGGAAGGGATGAACAACGTTTTGAAGCATGCGACTTGCAAAAACGTGACGCTGGAAATGATCATGAAACATGACAACTTGGTCATTTCACTCACCGATGACGGCAAGGGATTCAACGGCAATGGCAGTCATGAAACGAACGGGGAATCCGGAAGAGGATTGTGCAGCATGTCGAATCGCGCGGCAAAACTGCAAGGCGAGCTAATCGTGGTTACCCACCTCGGGAAAGGAACAACGATCCGGTTCAAAGGGAGAATGCCTCGTTTGAGTTATGGACATTTCCCGGCGCGGAGACTAAACTAACTGCGGAAAGCATTCGTACGAATTCGATTATACCCCTGCCAATACCTCCGGTGAAGCGAAGTCAAAATCAAAGCGCGAGAGGGCAAATGATGATCACTGTTTCCATTGTCGAAGACGATGCCGATTTCCGGAAGAGCCTGGCGCTGCTGATTGACGGCACTCCCGGCCTTGAATGCATCAACACGTATCGCGATTGCGAGACCGCCATTGCGGGCATCGCGCATGACCCTCCCGATGTGGTTTTGATGGATCTCAGGTTGCCGGGCATGTCGGGAATCGATGGCATCCGCATCATCAAAGAAAATCTTCCCGATATAAACTTGGTGGTGTTGACCGTGCACGGCGAGAGCAAGCTGGTCTTCGAGGCGCTTTGCGCCGGCGCCTGTGGCTATCTGCTGAAAGATACGCCGCCGGCAAAGTTATTGGAGGCGATCAAAGAAACTTACGACGGCGGCGCGCCGATGAGCACCCAAATCGCACGCATGGTGGTTGGCTCGTTTCGCACCAATCCGCACGCCGCATTGACCCAACGCGAAACCGAAGTGCTGGCGCAACTGTGCAAAGGCAAAAGTTATAAAATGATCGCCGATACGCTCTTCATCAGCGAAGAAACGGTGCGGCGCCACATCAAAAACATTTACAAAAAGCTCCAGGTCGGCTCGAAGTCCGAAGCCGTGGCGAAGGCCTTGAAGGAGAAGTTGGTGTATACGTAGCGTTTGTCGTAGCGCCTTCTCCTCAGAATGAAAATCGGAGTGCAACGGTTCACTGTTGCACTCCGGTTTATTTTCATGGGAAACCAATGCTGTTTTGCTCATTCGCGAGCGCAAATCCGACCGGCTTTGCTTCTCCCCCATTTGTGTCATCCCCTCCCGCATTTTCCTCCCGCATCGACGCCCCAAATCCCCCTTTCAGGTTATAGAGTAAAACCCGCGCCAAATGGTATTATTCACCCAGCGTCTTCATCTCTGATCATCAAACTTTAACTGGGTGAATTTATGTGCCGTTTGCTCGTTGTCGAAGATGAACCAAACACCTTATCTGGCCTGCAAGAACTTTTGCGTCAAGAGGGTTATCGGGTGCGCGGCGTCACGCATGGACGCCAGGCGCTTGAAACAGTTTTGAATGAGCCCATCGATATCGTGATTTGTGATTACTCATTGCCGGATCTCGACGGGTTGCAAGTGTGCCGCGAGCTCAAGCGCTTGCAGCCGGCGCTCGAGCTTTTTTTGGTTACGGCCTACAGCAATACGGAAATCGGGCAGGCCGTGAAAGCGTGTAACATCACCGAAATTTTTCACAAGCCGTTGGATGTGGAGGAATTGCTGGAAAAGCTGGCTGCCTTTGCGTCGCGGGGTGATCGGGGCGAGAAGATATTTGCCCTGGCATAACGCTCAACGCGAACAAAAAAAGCGCACGCAAAGATGCAGAGACGCAAAGAATACGCAAAGAAAATTTCAACTTTGGCCTCTTGCGGATGGACAAAACAATTTAAGGCAAAATCATTCAGCATCTTTTTAACAATTATTTTGCCCTTAATCATTTTGCCATTAAAAAATCTTTGCGAAACCTTTGCGGCTTTGCGTCTCGGCGTGAATCCTTTTTAACCAAAGCCCCAGAATGACATTAACCAAATTCAAGGAGGGTTGCACATGCACTTCAAATCTCCAAAGGCCTTGCCGTTTATCTTGTTGCTGGCGGCTTGGCTGATGAGTTGTGCCGATGTTCCTTCAACCGGGCCGGAGCCTCCTGAGCTGCTTGCGCAATTTCGCTTTGTGCATGCAGCCGGAGACGTGGACAAAATCGGCGTCAAAGTCGACGACTCAAACCTCGGCGACGTCGTGTTCAAGGGCGCTATTCCGCATACGGAATTTCCGGCCGGCAATCGCGTCACCGTGCTGAGCACCGGCGATACGCTGCGCTTTGCCATGGAATCATACAAGCGTGGCACGGTGGTGATTTTGCCCCAAACGGGTCCGGT
The window above is part of the candidate division KSB1 bacterium genome. Proteins encoded here:
- a CDS encoding response regulator; its protein translation is MCRLLVVEDEPNTLSGLQELLRQEGYRVRGVTHGRQALETVLNEPIDIVICDYSLPDLDGLQVCRELKRLQPALELFLVTAYSNTEIGQAVKACNITEIFHKPLDVEELLEKLAAFASRGDRGEKIFALA
- a CDS encoding response regulator transcription factor; this encodes MMITVSIVEDDADFRKSLALLIDGTPGLECINTYRDCETAIAGIAHDPPDVVLMDLRLPGMSGIDGIRIIKENLPDINLVVLTVHGESKLVFEALCAGACGYLLKDTPPAKLLEAIKETYDGGAPMSTQIARMVVGSFRTNPHAALTQRETEVLAQLCKGKSYKMIADTLFISEETVRRHIKNIYKKLQVGSKSEAVAKALKEKLVYT